The Passer domesticus isolate bPasDom1 unplaced genomic scaffold, bPasDom1.hap1 HAP1_SCAFFOLD_89, whole genome shotgun sequence genome includes a window with the following:
- the LOC135293233 gene encoding uncharacterized protein LOC135293233 isoform X1 produces MVTSCGCLLVVVDTESALSAPERGGADTVLTPSWYLKRMNDDKVPEEFPEGLPDVPEELLAALHEAPSETDSETVPETLAVEESDIVPGSHEKREPIEDTRTLAEPEEYSGSSGGQKAETAGHCDPSKYYILVGTVAASALLLLGAVSGYLVMHQLLKRDRRSQEDKEATGQDWDSSWESCGQPRGEAEPGEGAGSGERAQGNGFRDSCRLFPELFAAELARLYKNMSADPSPLPTCSFCALADNASSRDHWISLESPQPTASSWPSYHQYLQDYYLLEDDD; encoded by the exons atggtaacttcttgtgggtgtttgcttgtagttgtggacacagagagtgctctttcagcccctgagcgaggaggggcagataccgtgctgactccgagctggtacctcaagc ggatgaacgatgacaaggttcctgaagagttccctgaaggattgccggatgttccagaggagctcctggcagccttgcatgaagccccgtctg agacagattctgagactgtgccggagaccttagctgtggaagaaagtgacattgtgccaggctcacatgaaaaaagagaaccaatagaggacaccaggacacttgctgagcctgaggaatattcag ggtcatccggtgggcaaaaagccgagactgctggacactgtgacccgagcaagtactacatcctagtagggacagtagcagcctcagctttgcttctgcttggggcagtgtctggctatctagtcatgcatcagctgctgaagagagacag gaggagccaggaggacaaagaggcaacaggacaggactgggactcttcctgggaaagctgtggtcagcctagaggtgaagcagagccaggagaaggagcgggaagcggcgagagagcccaaggcaacgggttcagggacagctgccgcctgtttcctgagctctttgcagcagagcttgCCCGGCTgtacaagaacatgagcgcagacccgtcacctctgcccacctgctccttctgtgctctggctgacaacgcctcttcacgggaccactggatttccctggagtcacctcagcccacagcatcctcttggccctcctaccaccaatacctgcaggactactatctcttagaggatgatgattag
- the LOC135293233 gene encoding uncharacterized protein LOC135293233 isoform X2, producing the protein MVLSRYLLLLFLVALPAQNAQSAPAAGQGAGMNDDKVPEEFPEGLPDVPEELLAALHEAPSETDSETVPETLAVEESDIVPGSHEKREPIEDTRTLAEPEEYSGSSGGQKAETAGHCDPSKYYILVGTVAASALLLLGAVSGYLVMHQLLKRDRRSQEDKEATGQDWDSSWESCGQPRGEAEPGEGAGSGERAQGNGFRDSCRLFPELFAAELARLYKNMSADPSPLPTCSFCALADNASSRDHWISLESPQPTASSWPSYHQYLQDYYLLEDDD; encoded by the exons atggtcctgagccgctacctcctgctgctctttctcgtggccctgccagcccagaatgcccagagtgctccagcagctgggcagggagcag ggatgaacgatgacaaggttcctgaagagttccctgaaggattgccggatgttccagaggagctcctggcagccttgcatgaagccccgtctg agacagattctgagactgtgccggagaccttagctgtggaagaaagtgacattgtgccaggctcacatgaaaaaagagaaccaatagaggacaccaggacacttgctgagcctgaggaatattcag ggtcatccggtgggcaaaaagccgagactgctggacactgtgacccgagcaagtactacatcctagtagggacagtagcagcctcagctttgcttctgcttggggcagtgtctggctatctagtcatgcatcagctgctgaagagagacag gaggagccaggaggacaaagaggcaacaggacaggactgggactcttcctgggaaagctgtggtcagcctagaggtgaagcagagccaggagaaggagcgggaagcggcgagagagcccaaggcaacgggttcagggacagctgccgcctgtttcctgagctctttgcagcagagcttgCCCGGCTgtacaagaacatgagcgcagacccgtcacctctgcccacctgctccttctgtgctctggctgacaacgcctcttcacgggaccactggatttccctggagtcacctcagcccacagcatcctcttggccctcctaccaccaatacctgcaggactactatctcttagaggatgatgattag
- the LOC135293231 gene encoding uncharacterized protein LOC135293231, protein MNDDKGPEEFPEGLPDVPEELLAALHEAPSETDSETVPETLAVEESDIVPGSHEKREPIEDTRTLAEPEEYSGSSGGQKAETAGHCDPSKYYILVGTVAASALLLLGAVSGYLVMHQLLKRDRRSQEDKEATGQDWDSSWESCGQPRGEAEPGEGAGSGERAQGNGFRDSCRLFPELFAAELARLYKNMSADPSPLPTCSFCALADNASSRDHWISLESPQPTASSWPSYHQYLQDYYLLEDDD, encoded by the exons atgaacgatgacaagggtcctgaagagttccctgaaggattgccggatgttccagaggagctcctggcagccttgcatgaagccccgtctg agacagattctgagactgtgccggagaccttagctgtggaagaaagtgacattgtgccaggctcacatgaaaaaagagaaccaatagaggacaccaggacacttgctgagcctgaggaatattcag ggtcatccggtgggcaaaaagccgagactgctggacactgtgacccgagcaagtactacatcctagtagggacagtagcagcctcagctttgcttctgcttggggcagtgtctggctatctagtcatgcatcagctgctgaagagagacag gaggagccaggaggacaaagaggcaacaggacaggactgggactcttcctgggaaagctgtggtcagcctagaggtgaagcagagccaggagaaggagcgggaagcggcgagagagcccaaggcaacgggttcagggacagctgccgcctgtttcctgagctctttgcagcagagcttgCCCGGCTgtacaagaacatgagcgcagacccgtcacctctgcccacctgctccttctgtgctctggctgacaacgcctcttcacgggaccactggatttccctggagtcacctcagcccacagcatcctcttggccctcctaccaccaatacctgcaggactactatctcttagaggatgatgattag